A part of Vicinamibacterales bacterium genomic DNA contains:
- a CDS encoding glycosyltransferase, producing the protein MTPTLGAIVEALMVPVEASVLVYFVLINGAYVALLAAAVIEMRRRRNEAVGINDHIVVGSRLAPTISILAPAYNEEATITASVQSLLTLDYPNLEVVVIADGCKDATIDVLKAEFALVEVHRAYAPRVATKGVVALYRSARHANLVVVDKLNGGKADALNVGLNLASGELVCAIDADTLIERGALVRLARPMIIDSGVVATGGTIRPVNAVPTRNGQVLDVTVPRTLLAGVQVVEYLRAFLLGRLGLNRLGGNLIISGAFGLFRREPMLAAGGWLHDTVGEDMELVVRLRRLGYENRGPSSVVFVPDPTAWTEVPESWGVLGRQRDRWHRGLTDTLWRHRRLIGNPRYGAMGLVVFPYFVVVELLAPVVEALGLVVLAASLAVGLVDRSFAVLFFALAVGIGLVLSVATLLLDQASFMRFRRPRDLAWLVWWSVAENLGYRQMTVYWRLRGLVKYLRGRSDWGAMTRKGFATRPATTARPG; encoded by the coding sequence ATGACGCCCACGCTCGGCGCGATCGTCGAGGCCCTGATGGTCCCGGTCGAGGCGTCGGTGCTCGTGTACTTCGTCCTCATCAACGGCGCCTACGTCGCGCTCCTGGCCGCGGCCGTGATCGAGATGCGCCGCCGGCGCAACGAGGCCGTCGGCATCAACGACCACATCGTCGTCGGCTCGCGCCTCGCCCCGACCATCAGCATCCTCGCGCCCGCCTACAACGAGGAGGCGACGATCACGGCCAGCGTCCAGTCGCTGCTGACGCTCGACTACCCGAACCTCGAAGTGGTCGTCATCGCCGACGGCTGCAAGGACGCCACCATCGACGTGCTCAAGGCGGAGTTCGCCCTCGTCGAGGTGCACCGCGCCTACGCGCCGCGCGTCGCGACGAAGGGCGTCGTGGCGCTGTATCGATCGGCCCGCCACGCCAACCTCGTGGTGGTGGACAAGCTGAACGGCGGCAAGGCCGATGCGCTGAACGTGGGCCTCAACCTGGCGAGCGGCGAGCTCGTGTGCGCCATCGACGCCGACACGCTCATCGAGCGCGGCGCGCTCGTGCGGCTGGCGCGCCCCATGATCATCGACTCGGGCGTGGTGGCCACGGGCGGCACGATCCGGCCCGTGAACGCGGTCCCGACCCGCAACGGGCAGGTGCTCGACGTCACCGTGCCCCGCACGCTGCTCGCCGGCGTGCAGGTGGTCGAGTACCTCAGGGCGTTCCTGCTCGGACGTCTGGGCCTGAACCGCCTCGGTGGCAACCTGATCATCTCGGGCGCGTTCGGGCTCTTCAGGCGCGAGCCGATGCTCGCCGCCGGGGGGTGGCTGCACGACACCGTCGGCGAGGACATGGAGCTCGTGGTCCGCCTCCGGCGCCTGGGCTACGAGAATCGCGGCCCGAGCAGCGTCGTCTTCGTGCCCGATCCCACCGCCTGGACGGAGGTGCCCGAATCGTGGGGCGTGCTCGGACGCCAGCGCGACCGCTGGCATCGCGGGCTGACCGACACGCTCTGGCGCCACCGGCGGCTGATCGGGAACCCGCGGTACGGCGCGATGGGCCTCGTGGTCTTCCCCTATTTCGTGGTGGTCGAACTCCTCGCGCCGGTGGTCGAGGCGCTGGGGCTCGTGGTGCTGGCCGCCTCGCTCGCCGTCGGCCTGGTGGACCGGTCCTTCGCGGTGCTGTTCTTCGCACTCGCCGTCGGCATCGGCCTGGTCCTGAGCGTCGCGACGCTGCTGCTCGACCAGGCGTCGTTCATGCGGTTCCGGCGCCCGCGCGACCTGGCGTGGCTCGTCTGGTGGAGCGTCGCCGAGAACCTGGGCTACCGCCAGATGACCGTGTACTGGCGCCTGCGCGGTCTCGTGAAGTACCTCCGCGGACGATCCGACTGGGGCGCGATGACGCGCAAGGGCTTCGCCACCCGGCCCGCCACCACGGCGCGGCCCGGCTAG
- a CDS encoding SprT family zinc-dependent metalloprotease — protein MSRVRRSDAQLALPLAPAGEAGAPEEAARVDAPAVSPADPVFVRRRGTRRYVLRVLDDGSLRVTIPWWGTQREARRFVETQRPWIAAKQAAAAARRPAPWRPGRLVAIDGVERPIVLDDGGAARIDDAVVSRRPGDGGALRSDVHAWLRRRARRLLPAELLTLAARHDLTVAAVSIRNQRSRWGSCSRRGAISLNWRLVQVPPWVREYVLIHELMHRRQMNHSSRFWTLVADACPRYLEARTWLRTGGASLFD, from the coding sequence GTGAGCCGCGTGCGCCGCTCGGACGCGCAACTCGCGCTCCCGCTCGCGCCGGCGGGGGAGGCCGGCGCGCCGGAGGAGGCGGCGCGGGTGGACGCCCCCGCGGTGTCCCCGGCCGATCCGGTCTTCGTGCGGCGGCGGGGCACGCGGCGCTACGTGCTCAGAGTGCTCGACGACGGATCGCTGCGGGTGACGATTCCCTGGTGGGGCACCCAGCGGGAGGCCCGCCGTTTCGTCGAGACGCAGCGGCCGTGGATTGCGGCGAAGCAGGCGGCGGCCGCCGCCCGCCGGCCGGCCCCGTGGCGTCCGGGCCGACTGGTGGCGATCGACGGCGTGGAGCGGCCGATCGTGCTCGACGACGGCGGGGCCGCCCGGATCGACGACGCGGTGGTGTCACGCCGGCCCGGCGACGGCGGCGCGCTGCGATCCGACGTGCACGCGTGGCTGCGACGCCGCGCGCGCCGGCTCCTGCCCGCCGAACTCCTCACGCTGGCCGCTCGCCACGACCTGACGGTGGCCGCCGTCTCCATCCGGAATCAGCGGTCGCGCTGGGGGTCCTGTTCGCGACGCGGCGCCATCTCGCTCAACTGGCGGCTCGTCCAGGTGCCGCCGTGGGTCCGGGAATACGTGCTGATCCACGAGCTGATGCACCGGCGCCAGATGAATCACTCGTCGCGGTTCTGGACACTCGTGGCCGACGCGTGCCCTCGCTACCTGGAGGCGCGCACGTGGCTCCGGACAGGGGGCGCCTCGCTGTTCGACTAG
- a CDS encoding acyloxyacyl hydrolase — protein MTLLAHLAASAPLQAQAPVTRGATEWSVTAAVAQGIAILQSGGGERYATTHVAFGRVLTDLRGHGRLAGRFEWSIEVTPIFAEWSGGRARGVGVAPLAWRWNFGPRGRVHPFAELGGGALWTSAAVPRGTTGSNFTSHAGVGVRVIGAGGQGLVIGYRLHHISNGNRLRSNPGVNAHMVTIGWTVVGAP, from the coding sequence GTGACCCTCCTGGCGCACCTGGCCGCGAGCGCTCCGCTTCAGGCGCAGGCGCCCGTGACGCGCGGCGCCACGGAATGGTCGGTCACTGCCGCAGTTGCTCAGGGCATCGCGATCCTGCAGTCCGGGGGCGGCGAGCGGTACGCCACCACCCACGTCGCGTTCGGGCGGGTGCTGACCGACCTGCGCGGCCACGGGCGCCTCGCGGGCCGTTTCGAGTGGTCGATCGAGGTCACACCCATCTTCGCGGAGTGGTCGGGCGGGCGGGCGCGCGGCGTCGGCGTCGCGCCGCTCGCGTGGCGATGGAACTTCGGGCCACGGGGCCGGGTCCACCCGTTCGCCGAACTCGGCGGCGGCGCCCTCTGGACGTCGGCCGCCGTCCCCCGCGGCACGACCGGCAGCAACTTCACGTCGCACGCGGGCGTCGGCGTGCGCGTGATCGGCGCCGGCGGCCAGGGCCTGGTGATCGGCTATCGGCTGCACCACATCTCCAACGGCAACCGTCTTCGCAGCAACCCGGGCGTGAACGCGCACATGGTCACGATTGGCTGGACCGTCGTGGGGGCGCCGTGA
- the ytxJ gene encoding bacillithiol system redox-active protein YtxJ, which translates to MTDFRALASADELTTLIARSSVEPIVIFKHSDSCGSSWMARADLVSGDLPMPVHEIVVQRSRDLAHDVAARLRVRHESPQALVVAGGAAVWHSSHAGVTAERVRQAWTAAADALTPAPAR; encoded by the coding sequence GTGACCGACTTCCGTGCCCTCGCGTCCGCCGACGAGCTCACCACGCTGATCGCGCGTTCCTCCGTCGAGCCGATCGTCATCTTCAAGCACAGCGACTCGTGCGGATCGAGCTGGATGGCCCGGGCGGATCTGGTCTCGGGGGATCTCCCCATGCCCGTGCACGAGATCGTCGTGCAGCGGTCCCGCGACCTGGCGCACGACGTGGCGGCGCGCCTGCGCGTACGGCACGAGTCGCCCCAGGCCCTGGTCGTGGCGGGCGGCGCGGCGGTGTGGCACTCGTCGCACGCCGGCGTCACCGCCGAGCGCGTGCGGCAGGCCTGGACGGCCGCGGCGGACGCGCTCACGCCCGCTCCGGCGCGCTGA
- a CDS encoding rhodanese-like domain-containing protein: protein MNHGGSGAVRVSGDEAARLLASGPVSILDVRTPGEFAQLGHLPGARLLPVDLVASAPAVLPDDGTPILVCCEHGVRSAAAAEVLVAAGLAPVYDLAGGMAAWRGARDFGSAPIAGPAGWLLEHARLLPRGAPVLDVAAGRGRHALLLAGAGWPVTAVDRDAETMEALGRVAARMGWPVTAQVLDLEAPGVDLGAGRYGAIVVVHYLHRPLVPALVAALAPGGVLFYETFTTAQAARGRPTNPDYLLEPGELPRLVAPLVVEQQREGEVDGRMVASVVARKLSAPERA from the coding sequence ATGAACCACGGCGGGTCCGGTGCCGTTCGCGTCTCGGGCGACGAGGCCGCGCGCCTCCTGGCCTCGGGACCGGTGTCGATTCTGGACGTCCGTACCCCCGGCGAGTTCGCGCAGTTGGGCCACCTGCCCGGCGCCCGCCTGCTGCCGGTGGACCTGGTGGCCTCGGCGCCCGCCGTGCTTCCCGACGACGGGACTCCGATCCTCGTCTGCTGCGAGCATGGCGTTCGCAGCGCCGCGGCCGCCGAGGTGCTGGTGGCGGCCGGTCTGGCTCCGGTCTACGACCTGGCGGGCGGGATGGCGGCGTGGCGCGGCGCCCGTGACTTCGGCTCTGCGCCCATCGCTGGCCCGGCCGGCTGGTTGCTCGAGCATGCGCGACTGCTGCCGCGCGGCGCGCCGGTGCTCGACGTGGCCGCGGGCCGCGGGCGCCACGCGCTGCTGCTCGCCGGGGCCGGGTGGCCGGTGACGGCCGTGGACCGGGATGCGGAGACGATGGAGGCGCTGGGCCGGGTGGCCGCTCGCATGGGGTGGCCGGTCACGGCCCAGGTCCTGGACCTCGAGGCGCCGGGCGTGGACCTCGGCGCCGGGCGCTACGGCGCCATCGTCGTCGTCCACTACCTGCACCGGCCCCTCGTTCCGGCCCTCGTCGCGGCGCTCGCGCCGGGCGGCGTGCTGTTCTACGAGACGTTCACGACGGCCCAGGCCGCGCGCGGACGGCCCACGAATCCGGACTACCTGCTGGAACCTGGCGAACTGCCGCGTCTCGTGGCGCCGCTCGTCGTGGAGCAGCAGCGCGAGGGCGAGGTCGACGGCCGGATGGTGGCGTCCGTGGTGGCGCGCAAGCTCAGCGCGCCGGAGCGGGCGTGA
- a CDS encoding glyoxalase superfamily protein, giving the protein MPTDAVRFTTITPNLIVRDIARSTAFYCDVLGFRVAQTVPDAAPHAFVWLDRDGVAVFLNDPAAVARDLPEYGAPAFGGTSTLFVVLEGVDALHARVSQSVPIVMPLRTQPYGMREFAIHDPDGHLITFAERVAQP; this is encoded by the coding sequence ATGCCGACCGACGCCGTTCGATTCACCACCATCACTCCGAACCTCATCGTGCGGGACATCGCCCGGAGCACCGCCTTCTACTGCGACGTGCTCGGCTTCCGCGTCGCCCAGACCGTGCCCGACGCGGCGCCGCACGCGTTCGTGTGGCTCGACCGCGACGGCGTCGCCGTCTTCCTGAACGATCCGGCCGCCGTGGCGCGGGACCTGCCTGAGTACGGAGCGCCGGCCTTCGGCGGTACGTCCACGCTGTTCGTCGTGCTGGAGGGCGTGGACGCCCTGCACGCCCGGGTGTCGCAATCCGTGCCGATCGTCATGCCGCTCCGGACGCAGCCGTACGGCATGCGGGAGTTCGCCATCCACGACCCGGACGGGCACCTGATCACGTTCGCGGAGCGCGTCGCCCAGCCATGA
- the ispG gene encoding flavodoxin-dependent (E)-4-hydroxy-3-methylbut-2-enyl-diphosphate synthase gives MLQVDTRHRTVPVRVGQVTVGGGAPVVVQSMTMTDTADAAGTARQCIELWEAGSEMVRVTVNVPEAAAAVPEIKRRMIDAGCTAPLIGDFHYNGHLLLTRHPDCAEALDKYRINPGNVGTGKRRDEQFATICGVARDRGKPVRIGVNGGSLNQELVMARMQENTDRQLGLTSDEILNECMVRSAVESTALALECGLTEQQIIISCKVSRPTHLIGVYRALAKQTRQPLHLGLTEAGMGIKGLTWSAAALGALLNEGIGDTIRVSLTPRPGGDRREEVYAACEILQAMGLRSFAPSVTACPGCGRTTSSTFQELAERVQDYIRAQMPAWKIAYEGVETLSLAVMGCVVNGPGESKAANIGISLPGTGEAPTCPVYIDGRHHATLRGSYEELAAAFQALVDDYVATHYPRRSA, from the coding sequence ATGCTGCAGGTCGACACCCGGCATCGGACCGTGCCCGTCCGCGTGGGGCAGGTCACCGTCGGCGGCGGCGCCCCCGTCGTGGTGCAGTCGATGACCATGACCGACACGGCGGACGCGGCCGGCACGGCCCGTCAGTGCATCGAACTCTGGGAAGCGGGCTCGGAGATGGTGCGGGTCACCGTGAACGTGCCGGAGGCGGCCGCGGCCGTGCCCGAGATCAAGCGGCGGATGATCGATGCGGGCTGCACGGCGCCCCTCATCGGCGACTTCCACTACAACGGACACCTGCTCCTCACGCGGCATCCCGACTGCGCCGAGGCCCTCGACAAGTACCGCATCAACCCCGGGAACGTCGGCACCGGCAAGCGCCGCGACGAGCAGTTCGCGACCATCTGCGGCGTCGCGCGCGATCGCGGCAAGCCGGTCCGCATCGGCGTCAACGGCGGCTCCCTGAACCAGGAGCTGGTGATGGCCCGAATGCAGGAGAACACCGATCGCCAGCTCGGGCTGACGTCGGACGAGATCCTGAACGAGTGCATGGTGCGCTCGGCGGTGGAGTCCACGGCGCTCGCGCTCGAGTGCGGCCTGACCGAGCAGCAGATCATCATCTCGTGCAAGGTCTCGCGGCCGACGCACCTCATCGGCGTCTACCGCGCGCTCGCGAAGCAGACCCGGCAGCCGCTGCACCTCGGGCTCACCGAGGCGGGCATGGGCATCAAGGGCCTCACCTGGTCGGCGGCGGCACTGGGCGCGCTGCTGAACGAGGGCATCGGCGACACCATCCGTGTGTCGCTCACGCCGCGCCCTGGCGGCGACCGCCGCGAGGAGGTCTACGCGGCCTGCGAGATCCTCCAGGCCATGGGGCTGAGGTCGTTCGCGCCCAGCGTCACCGCCTGTCCGGGCTGCGGCCGGACCACGAGCTCCACGTTCCAGGAGCTCGCCGAGCGCGTGCAGGACTACATCCGCGCGCAGATGCCGGCCTGGAAGATCGCCTACGAGGGCGTCGAGACCCTGTCACTGGCGGTGATGGGCTGCGTCGTGAACGGCCCGGGCGAGTCGAAGGCCGCGAACATCGGGATCTCGCTGCCGGGCACGGGCGAGGCGCCCACCTGCCCCGTCTACATCGACGGGCGGCACCACGCCACGCTGCGCGGCAGCTACGAGGAACTGGCCGCGGCGTTTCAGGCGCTGGTGGACGACTACGTCGCCACGCACTACCCGCGGCGCAGCGCCTGA
- a CDS encoding amidohydrolase family protein: MHGRRFLTGLVAAALAATAAADLGARQTFDILIRGGLVVDGLGGPPVRADVGVTGDRIRAVGDLTGAAASSVLDATGRYVTAGFIDVHSHAGPGLETPELHEGRPVLAQGITTVLVNPDGGGPTDLAAQRAALTKGGIGVNVGLMVPHGSVRRAVLEMTDRDPTVAEQARMNALVREGMRAGAFGLSSGLYYAPGSYSKTAEVVAMAKEVAPFGGSYTSHIRDEADYGVGVVAAVDEVITIAEQARITGVVTHMKALGPSSWGLSRTLVAHIAAARARGVRVFADQYPYDASGTGIVGALMPRWAQVGGREVMLRRLTGELRGKVRDEVKANLVRRGGADTFLVSEYGPDTSIEGKRLSDLAAAAGLPPEEYALTLLEKGDAGLVSFNMSEDDIALIMQQPWTMTCTDGGLQPATEGKPHPRAYGAFPRKLQRYVRERNVVALPFAIRSMTALAAEVFGITDRGVVRAGAFADLLVFDLAAVKETATYEDPHQLAEGIDTIVVNGKVARDRGRFTGALGGRVLRFDARRPQAR; encoded by the coding sequence ATGCACGGACGGCGGTTCCTCACGGGGCTTGTGGCGGCGGCCCTCGCGGCGACGGCAGCGGCCGACCTCGGGGCCCGGCAGACCTTCGACATCCTGATCCGCGGAGGGCTCGTCGTCGACGGCCTCGGCGGACCGCCCGTCCGGGCGGACGTCGGCGTGACCGGCGACCGGATCCGCGCCGTCGGCGATCTGACGGGCGCCGCGGCGTCCTCCGTCCTCGATGCGACCGGCAGGTACGTCACGGCCGGGTTCATCGACGTCCACTCACACGCCGGGCCCGGGCTCGAAACGCCCGAGCTCCACGAGGGACGGCCCGTGCTCGCCCAGGGCATCACGACCGTGCTCGTCAATCCCGACGGCGGCGGCCCGACGGACCTGGCGGCCCAGCGCGCGGCCCTGACGAAGGGCGGCATCGGCGTGAACGTCGGCCTGATGGTGCCGCACGGATCGGTGCGCCGGGCCGTGCTCGAGATGACGGACCGCGATCCCACGGTGGCCGAGCAGGCACGAATGAACGCGCTCGTGCGCGAGGGCATGCGGGCGGGGGCCTTCGGGCTCTCCAGCGGGCTCTACTACGCACCCGGCAGCTACTCGAAGACGGCCGAAGTGGTCGCGATGGCGAAGGAGGTGGCGCCCTTCGGCGGCAGCTACACGAGCCACATCCGCGACGAGGCCGACTACGGCGTCGGCGTCGTGGCGGCCGTGGACGAGGTCATCACGATCGCCGAGCAGGCGCGCATCACCGGGGTCGTGACCCACATGAAGGCCCTCGGTCCGTCCAGCTGGGGTCTCTCCAGGACGCTCGTGGCTCACATCGCGGCGGCACGCGCCCGCGGCGTGCGGGTGTTCGCCGACCAGTATCCGTACGACGCGAGCGGCACCGGGATCGTCGGGGCCCTGATGCCGCGCTGGGCCCAGGTGGGCGGACGCGAGGTGATGTTGCGGCGGCTCACGGGCGAGCTGCGCGGCAAGGTGCGCGACGAGGTGAAGGCCAACCTGGTACGGCGCGGCGGCGCCGACACGTTCCTGGTGTCCGAGTACGGGCCCGACACGTCGATCGAGGGCAAGCGGCTGTCGGATCTGGCGGCCGCGGCCGGGCTCCCGCCCGAGGAGTACGCCCTGACGCTGCTCGAGAAGGGCGACGCCGGCCTGGTGTCGTTCAACATGTCCGAGGACGACATCGCCCTCATCATGCAGCAGCCCTGGACCATGACCTGCACCGACGGCGGCCTGCAGCCGGCCACGGAGGGCAAGCCTCACCCGCGCGCGTACGGCGCCTTTCCGCGCAAGCTCCAACGCTACGTGCGCGAACGGAACGTCGTGGCCCTGCCCTTCGCCATCCGCTCGATGACGGCCCTGGCCGCCGAGGTCTTCGGCATCACGGATCGCGGCGTCGTGCGCGCGGGCGCGTTCGCCGACCTGCTCGTCTTCGACCTCGCGGCGGTCAAGGAGACGGCGACCTACGAGGACCCGCACCAGCTCGCGGAGGGCATCGACACGATCGTCGTGAACGGCAAGGTCGCGCGCGACCGCGGACGCTTCACGGGCGCCCTGGGCGGACGCGTGCTGCGCTTCGACGCGCGCCGCCCGCAGGCGAGGTAG
- a CDS encoding NAD(P)/FAD-dependent oxidoreductase, whose protein sequence is MTAARPRVVIVGGGFGGLSAARAFKRAAVDVVIVDRHNHHLFQPLLYQVATAGLSPADIAAPIRWILRRQPNVRVLLDEVVDVEPEARRLVLKDSPALAYDFLIVATGVTHAYFGRDDWAPHAPGLKTLDDAIAIRRRVLVAFEKAEREASPERQRPLLTFVVIGGGPTGVEMAGAIAEIARQALADEFDAVAPESARVVLLEGGPTILSTYTERLRASARQALATLGVEVRESTRVTHVGDGEVRAGDLTIEAGTIVWAAGVQGSPLGRLLTPDVDRLGRVAVAPDLSVPGHPEIFVVGDLMHLAGADGAPVPGVAQAAMQSGRRAARNVLARLAGRAGEPFAYTDLGSMATIGRARAIAEIGRVRLTGYPAWLAWLFLHLVQLVGFKNRLVVLVQWLVAYVTRQRGVRLITGRP, encoded by the coding sequence ATGACGGCCGCCCGTCCCCGCGTCGTGATCGTCGGGGGCGGGTTCGGCGGCCTCTCGGCGGCGAGGGCGTTCAAGCGCGCGGCGGTGGACGTGGTGATCGTGGATCGCCACAACCACCACCTGTTCCAGCCGCTGCTGTACCAAGTGGCCACGGCCGGCCTGTCGCCCGCCGACATCGCGGCGCCCATCCGGTGGATTCTCCGCCGGCAGCCCAACGTCCGCGTCCTGCTCGACGAGGTCGTGGACGTCGAGCCGGAGGCACGGCGGCTCGTGCTGAAAGACAGTCCCGCCCTGGCCTATGACTTCCTGATCGTCGCCACGGGCGTGACCCACGCGTACTTCGGGCGCGACGACTGGGCGCCCCACGCCCCCGGGCTGAAGACCCTGGACGACGCGATTGCCATCCGCCGACGGGTGCTCGTCGCGTTCGAGAAGGCCGAGCGGGAGGCCTCGCCGGAGCGGCAGCGGCCGCTCCTGACCTTCGTCGTGATCGGCGGCGGACCGACCGGCGTCGAGATGGCCGGCGCGATCGCCGAGATCGCCCGCCAGGCCCTGGCCGACGAGTTCGACGCCGTCGCGCCCGAAAGCGCGCGCGTGGTCCTGCTCGAAGGCGGGCCCACGATTCTCTCCACCTACACCGAGCGGCTGCGCGCGTCCGCCCGGCAGGCGCTCGCCACGCTGGGCGTCGAGGTGCGCGAGTCCACGCGGGTGACCCACGTCGGCGACGGGGAAGTGCGCGCGGGCGATCTGACCATCGAGGCGGGCACGATCGTGTGGGCCGCCGGCGTCCAGGGGTCGCCGCTGGGACGCCTGCTGACGCCCGATGTGGATCGCCTGGGCCGCGTGGCCGTGGCGCCCGATCTGTCGGTGCCCGGCCATCCCGAGATCTTCGTGGTGGGAGACCTGATGCATCTCGCCGGGGCCGACGGGGCGCCGGTGCCGGGCGTGGCGCAAGCCGCGATGCAGTCCGGGCGTCGCGCCGCGAGGAACGTCCTGGCCCGTCTCGCCGGACGCGCCGGGGAGCCGTTCGCCTACACGGACCTCGGCAGCATGGCCACCATCGGGCGGGCGCGGGCCATCGCCGAAATCGGCCGCGTGCGGCTCACTGGGTACCCGGCCTGGCTGGCGTGGCTCTTCCTGCACCTGGTGCAGCTCGTGGGATTCAAGAACCGCCTTGTCGTGCTCGTGCAGTGGCTGGTGGCCTACGTGACGCGCCAGCGGGGCGTCCGCCTCATCACCGGACGGCCGTAG
- a CDS encoding ABC transporter permease, producing the protein MAEARLSTTASLAASVREAARLAWESLVAQPARSALAIAGVVIGIVTVVLVASVLVGLRNSVAQLFRELGTDNVFAFHRNGDPYTPASDRDALRRPLRPEYADVIERLAPSVRDVGVQLIVPAVTATRALTARAGASESDTILVEGVSTNFFDITGAEFASGRPFTEAENRVVAPVAVIGANVATALFGPEDGVGRSFLLGGDRLYVVGVLAKRKGTFFGENRNDNVVSLPLATASRRFPEAENTVLYARAAPEARERARTEVETVLRLVRRLGPRDENDFQLSTSDQIIAQFDRLGAQLFLATVGLAAVSLVIGGIGIANVMVMSVTERTREIGVRLAVGARRREVLRQFLFEAAMLAGAGGVAGVVLATGLGMIATAVAPGFPAIPPLWAVASGLASSIGVGMVAGYVPARRAAALDPVEALRYE; encoded by the coding sequence ATGGCGGAGGCGAGACTCTCCACGACGGCCTCCCTCGCGGCGTCGGTGCGGGAGGCCGCCCGTCTGGCGTGGGAGTCGCTCGTCGCCCAGCCCGCCCGGTCGGCGCTCGCGATCGCGGGTGTCGTGATCGGCATCGTGACGGTCGTCCTGGTGGCGTCCGTCCTCGTCGGGCTGCGCAACAGCGTGGCGCAGCTCTTTCGCGAGCTCGGGACCGACAACGTGTTCGCGTTCCACAGGAACGGCGACCCCTACACGCCGGCCTCGGACCGCGACGCGCTCAGACGGCCCCTGCGCCCGGAGTACGCGGACGTCATCGAGCGTCTCGCCCCGTCGGTCAGGGACGTGGGCGTCCAGCTCATCGTGCCGGCCGTGACGGCCACGCGCGCCCTCACCGCCCGCGCGGGCGCCAGCGAGTCGGACACCATCCTGGTCGAGGGCGTCTCCACGAACTTCTTCGACATCACCGGGGCCGAGTTCGCCAGCGGGCGTCCCTTCACGGAGGCGGAGAACCGGGTGGTCGCGCCGGTGGCCGTCATCGGCGCGAACGTGGCCACGGCGCTCTTCGGGCCCGAGGACGGCGTGGGCCGATCGTTCCTGCTGGGCGGCGACCGCCTCTACGTCGTCGGCGTGCTCGCCAAGCGCAAGGGCACCTTCTTCGGCGAGAACCGCAACGACAACGTCGTGTCGCTGCCGCTGGCGACGGCCTCCCGGCGGTTCCCCGAGGCCGAGAACACGGTGCTGTACGCGCGTGCCGCGCCCGAGGCGCGCGAGCGCGCGCGGACCGAGGTCGAGACCGTGCTGCGGCTCGTGCGGCGGCTGGGGCCGCGGGACGAGAACGACTTCCAGCTGTCCACGTCGGACCAGATCATCGCGCAGTTCGATCGACTCGGCGCGCAGCTGTTCCTGGCCACCGTGGGCCTCGCGGCCGTCAGCCTCGTCATCGGCGGCATCGGCATCGCCAACGTGATGGTCATGAGCGTGACGGAGCGGACGCGCGAGATCGGCGTGCGGCTCGCGGTCGGCGCCCGGCGGCGCGAGGTGCTGCGACAGTTCCTGTTCGAGGCCGCGATGCTCGCCGGCGCCGGCGGCGTGGCCGGCGTCGTCCTGGCCACGGGGCTCGGCATGATCGCGACGGCGGTTGCGCCGGGCTTCCCGGCGATCCCGCCCCTGTGGGCGGTGGCCTCCGGCCTGGCCAGCTCCATCGGCGTGGGGATGGTGGCGGGCTACGTGCCGGCGCGCCGCGCCGCCGCGCTCGATCCCGTCGAGGCGCTGAGGTACGAATGA